In Streptomyces sp. Li-HN-5-11, the sequence TGTGACCATCAATGGCATGCCGGAAGCCGCAGCACTGCCCCTCGACGAACCACGGCCGCCGCGCAAGCTCTACCGCAGCAGTGACGGACGCTGGCTCGGCGGGGTGGCGCGGGGCCTCGCCGGGCACCTCGGGCTGCCCGTCGTCTGGGTGCGGCTCGTCTTCGTCGGCCTGTTCCTGGCCGACGGTCTCGGCGCGCTGCTGTACGCGGCCTTCTGGTTCTTCGTGCCCCTGGGCGTCGGCGGCGTCGGCGGTCAGAAACCGCCGTCCCTCGTCACGACGGAGACCTCACCGGACGGCCGCCGCAGAATCGTCGCCCGCCGGCCGGACAGGGGCCAGATCGTCGCCCTGCTCCTCATGGTCGTCGTGGCGATGGTCTTCGTCGGCAGTGTGAACCTCGGCAACGGCGCCAAGGCGTACCTCCTGCCGGCCGTCCTGGTCGCCGCGGGCGTCGCCCTCGTCTGGCGTCAGGCGGACAACGCCCGTCGAGCCCGCTGGGTCGAGGTCGGCCGACGCCGTCGCACGCTCACGCTGCTGCGGGCGGGCGCGGGCGTCCTGCTGGTCACGGCCGGCGTCTCCGCCATCTTCGTCCTGCAGGGATCCGCCGCCCACCTCGGCTCGGTGCTCCAGGCGGCCCTCGCCGTACTGGTGGGCATAACGCTGCTCGCCGGACCGTATCTCGTGCGGATGACCCAGGACCTCTCCGAGGAGCGCCTGATGCGCATCCGCGCGCAGGAGCGCGCCGAGGTCGCGGCCCACGTCCACGACTCGGTGCTGCACACGCTGACCCTGATCCAGCGCAACGCGGAGAACGCGGGCGAGGTGCGCCGTCTCGCCCGCGCCCAGGAACGCGACCTGCGCGCCTGGCTGTACAAGCCCGAGGGCAACGGCAAGGACGAGACCGACGAGCCGACCACCCTCGCCGACGCGGTGAAGCGCAACGCCGCCGAGGTCGA encodes:
- a CDS encoding PspC domain-containing protein, which produces MPEAAALPLDEPRPPRKLYRSSDGRWLGGVARGLAGHLGLPVVWVRLVFVGLFLADGLGALLYAAFWFFVPLGVGGVGGQKPPSLVTTETSPDGRRRIVARRPDRGQIVALLLMVVVAMVFVGSVNLGNGAKAYLLPAVLVAAGVALVWRQADNARRARWVEVGRRRRTLTLLRAGAGVLLVTAGVSAIFVLQGSAAHLGSVLQAALAVLVGITLLAGPYLVRMTQDLSEERLMRIRAQERAEVAAHVHDSVLHTLTLIQRNAENAGEVRRLARAQERDLRAWLYKPEGNGKDETDEPTTLADAVKRNAAEVEDKHGVPIEVVVVGDCPLDERIGAQMQAAREAMVNAAKYGGEGGAVQVYAEVEGRTVFVSVRDRGPGFDLDAIPDDRMGVRESIIGRMERNGGTARLRAVPGGGTEVELEMERAEKT